TTGTTGTTAAGGTATTAATATTATACTCAATGAAGCAGTTTGAATTCAAGATCATGTTTACACTTTACACACACATATGTCACTGTTAATATGTAAGGCTGTTACATTTTCATGCATTGAATTCTTTGCCAGTTGCCACCAcctcttttctctctcaagTACATAAAACAATTTACCCAGACAAGTACCTGCTGGAATAGTAAAATGAATATCTTGTAGTAATCAGAATCACCATGCATTTAAGTGTACCTGCAAATTTTCCATCAATTTCTTGAGTGAGCCCCATCAGCTGATTTGTAGTATTCTAGCTATACTTGCAAAATCAGTGTCACTCAGTAATGGTAGCCTCTTGATCCATGATGCTCACTTCAACTAGTTGGTGCCTTTGCAAATTGCAAATTTTCAACTGAAATCCTCTCCTCTATGAAATCTTTCTTTTTGCTTATCACCTTTCTGAAATGAGAATTGCAACACAACTTGTAATTGTAAGTTGTATAAATCATGCTGGGTACAAGGTCAAAAGTATTATTTGGATAACACTGTCCAGAGAATCCAACTAACATGTCTTACCATCTGCCTGGTGGCTTTAATAAAGGGCTCTTTTACATTAGTCTgaataaatttgttagtttcATATAATTCTTGTCTGGATGACTATGAAGTTTTCAATCTGACCTTGTCACATGTTTTCTTTGGCATGAATTTTGGTGTGAACTTCCTAGATGCTCTTTTGTGTATTTAGTGATTTCCTTTATAGGTGATCTTGTCACGTGTTGTCTTTTCTTCTCCCCCATGTTGAAGTTAACTTGCATTGTTTTCAAACACTAATACACTTTCCATTTCATTATAACTCACTACGTTATGCTTCCATTATTCCTATGTCCTTTCAGGGTAACGTTATTTCAACTCCAGCTATTAAAGGGACAATCCTACCTGGCATTACTCGCAAAAGTATAATTGATGTTGCTCGAAGCCAAGGGTTCCAGGTACTCTAAATGTTTAGTTAAAGAGATGGTTGATCAATATTTTCTGTTTGATATCTTACAATTGTGATATTTTATATCTTATTGAGCGATGCTTTCTAAATTACTACTAAACAACCTTTTCCCACAAAGTGAAGTTAGCTATATAGATCACACAATGCCATTGATCTCAGTTAAAAACCAAATTCTTTCACCATGAGGTCCCTTTTAATAATTTCCTTATTATCCTTGGTTTCCCTCTACCCCTTTTGACAGGAATACAAAACACACAATCTACTATTTATATTAGTGACTTTATTGGCCTTCTCTCCTCTGCATGTGTCCAATCACTTTAATCTATCTTTTGTTATATTTTCCTCAATAGATGTTACATCAATATCCCCTTGTATACAATTATCTCGTGTTGTCTTATTTCTTGTATGATCACACATCCAACTTAACATATTTTTgctattctcatttttttttcttatccctTTAAAGGTCAACATTCATTTCCATAAAATATAGATGGTTGTATAacattaagataaaattttgctTTAAGCTTGGTAGTTGGTAGGTACTTTGTGATCACAATCCCTTATGTCTTCCACCATTTTAACTATCTAGCTTGTATCCTATGTGTGACATCTTCATTAATTTTTCCATCATTTTGTAATACTGATCCTAGATACTTACACCTAGAAACATGTAGTATGACTTCTCCTAAATTTACTTCCAAGTCATTTTCCTCTTGTTTTTTTCCGCTAACCTTACCATGCATATACTGTCTTACTCCAACTCAAGCGATAATCCTTTGATTCCAATATCTGTCTCCAAAGCCAATTTAGATTTAATCTCTTCCCTTGATTCTTCAATCAAAACTATACCATCTGCAAAAAGTATACATTTAGGGATAATCTTTTGTATGCCCCTACTAAGCACATCCAATGCAAGACTTAGATTAAACAAGGAATTCATTGTTAAACTTTGGTGTAAACCTATCCTTACAAAATAGTCCCTAGCCGTGTCTTCAATTCCACAACACTTCTCTTGCACTCAATCATATGTTTTTTCCAGGTCAATAAAAACTCTATGTAAGTATTATTCTTTACTTTCGTACCTTTCTATCAACCTCCATCTCCATAGAAGATAAATATCTTTTGTTGCAGACATTATTGACATAATTccaatttttttcaattccagtATCTTCTCTTAATCTATACCCAGTCAcattttcccataatttcagAGTGATTCATAAGTTTTATACCTTTGTAGTTTACACTTTTCACAATTCTAAATATTTCTCTTGTTCTTATATATAGGAACCAAAGTGCTCCTTGTCCTTTTGTTTAGGCATTGACCACCTAAATGGCTTTGGCTTGACTCTAATTCTCTACTTATTTGTTTCTTAATCATTGATTCTTGCCAAGTTTTCCTCGATGTCAGCTGGAAAAGGCTTAATAGGGTAGAGGTTACggtttttatttggattttagACGACGCTACTCTTTACTTGTTTCTATTGGCATTAGCTACACAGTTTTATCCTTCATTTCCCATGGTTTATCTAATATGTGCAGGTTGAGGAGCGATTAGTGTCAGTGGATGAATTGCTAGATGCTGACGAGGTCTTCTGCACGGGAACAGCTGTGGTTGTATCACCTGTTGGCAGTATTACTTATCTTGACAAGAGGTAGGTTGTAGTAATTGCGAAAGACAATTTACATTTTGTACATTAACAAATACGTTGACTGAGAGCAAAGCAAGACTAATAATTTAGTAtcgaaaaatatgaaattgacCAGATGTTCATCATTGATCCCCTCGCCCCCCCCCTCCCCCGCGTGCTTTAAACCAAAGTATCCAGGATGCCAACtgaatttggatttttttttcttaatttctgcAGGGTAGCATATGGGGATGGTATTGGCGTGGTTGCACAGCAACTTTATACTGTCCTTACCAGATTACAGATGGGTCTTACGGAGGATGAGATGAATTGGACTGTTGAGCTGAGATAAGCGCACCATGAATAGTTTGCAGTTCATGTTTTGCTGGAACACATGTTCTTTTAAAATTTCCGAGCTCTAGAAGttgcttttaaaattttgctATCATATGATTAGATGCTGTAGATAGTATTATGGTGTGTTTATTGCTATTGAATGACTATAGCAAGTACATACGGTTGCCTCTTGCTATCTGGAGAAATCGTTGCCAGTGGATTAGTAAACCTTTTCATTGGTTGAAAAATAGAATTCTGGTAGATGCGGTAATTGTGTACCctgtttttttaacaatatttttggtGGACGTAGAAAAAGGGCCATGGCACAAGTGTCTGAGAATAGAAAAGTAGGGGTAAAACCAGCGGAAGAGTTGAAGTCCTACACATGCTCAATTGATGTTGCAGGGTTCTTTACTTTTTACAAGTTCGCGAAAACTTAGTTTCCCTGACGGAGCTACCCAAAGATTTTTAGCTAATGTTTCTTGGTTAATTCCTTTCCTTGTTAGCAAATGGTTCAATTCCCCATGGTTAATCACGTTGCGAAATTAAAACAGTTAGTCAATAGTACCACTAATTGAACGAAATTAGACATGCATTGTGGAGTCTGAGATGACCTATATGTGCTCTTAAATTCAAATTACGCTCGATTAATCACAACACGAACTGTTAAGTCCTACTTATTACAACGTGAAAATTTGACCACGAGAATTTTTACACAATCTAAGGAGCAAATGAGAGTTTTCAGTTTGAGTTCCTGGCAGGTTGTCTCTTATCGGCAGGGAACTGAGGCTTCACTGGTAGGgcagcataattttttttatcattggcaACTGGTGGAAATGGTGAGACTTCTCCAATGTCCCCAGGATTTTTCTCCCTCTGGTTGTGCAATTGCAATGGTGATTATCCAgtattctcacttttttttttcgggGGGGCTGGGGgggttcctttttattttttatcttctagattttgattttggtatTAGTGTTAGACTGATGGTTTCGCtggtttgaaattgaaatttatagtACATGTCGATTGATCATCCAATTTGAAACTCGTATTTCTGTTTTTAATGGATGAAAAAGTGAGACTTTTTGAAATGTGTGGCTGAGGGTAATATTGTTTCATTCTTAACTTAATCCtcttaccccccccccccccaatacttaaattaagagaaatataaattttcagttctttcttttcctttttagtttatttctattaatttgttgtgattttactttattttattttttatacactgAAAGACTAAGGCCATATGAATTTGGTATGGCAGAGAGCAAGGTCCGTCCTAGAATAAAGCGGCTAAAATCTCTACTATAGGccccttaaaatatttttatcttcaaataatatttttttaaaataattacttgaTAAATAATATTAGCCTATTGGCAACAcctaaatatatttgtttttcaagaaaaaatttctcatcctatctattattatttttactctttCTATAAAAAGGTCCATATTTATCTCCATTCTCTTCACCTCATTAAACGTCCTTTGTTCgttttatactatttataagttgtatttttttgtcttttcttatattaaatttagaGCTCGAATCTTggtaaacaaaatattaaatgaaaagttgattttatcttaaaaataaaatttaaaacatttgagaagtaacttaaaattatcataattgtAGTAAATTATTATCTcaattgaataaattattttgaataatttaaaaacaatgaGAAGAGTTGTTGATAAAATAGCAGAGATGGATTgttgcaacattttttttatatatataaaaaaaaactgagatggagaatggagataggaaatgatttgtgtGAGATATTTACTTCATAGCATAAGGTTTTTGAATTCGTACTCAAGTGAATGTCCCTAATAAAGTAAAGGAGTTAATCTAATTAGCATTGTTATAAAGTATTAACATGACTTTGAgcattgtcaattttttttatttatcatgatataaagtatcaattaattaatttttgttgatgaCTAATTTCTATGgagaaacttaattttttacttttaataagtttttttccctcgaattttttttatcataatatttgAATTCGAAAATTTAAGGAGACTGAGTATAGTTGAAATTGAGAAAAACATAGatatcataataatataatatttgatcTCTCTCCTTAATGTCACGGGAAAAATCGCTAATAAAGCGGTAATATAGTAATATTAAACTCTTCAACTCAAATACGTGCTACACAGGTGTCTCCTAATGCTAATCCGTAGACTATGCCACTTACAATGTGGATAGAATTTTCATTAACACACAAAGCatgatttttaaatgtaaatatgATATCTGAGGCTTTGTCTCATATGCCCTAATCTTTTTTATCTCTGTTcctccattttcatttttaaacttTCTAACTCCACAAAAGCAAGTACCAGAAGAAGAAACCGCGTAGCTGACTCATGCGGAAATAAGAGATTCAGtgcctttctttcttctttgaaaGGATTTTTAGCAGTCCACTGAACCAAAGGCTTCAACATTAATTGTTGGGTTGCTGCAATCAGCCGCTGTCATGCTTACATAACTTGACCGGCCAAATCCAAATTAATCACCGattatagtaaaaaatatatttagtctAATTGAAAATTTCACGATGTCATCTCTTTTACTAATATTGCTCATGTGTGACAATTCACAAAAGCAATTAATGTCCCAAATTGACTTGAAAATAGAGGAATACCTAACAATATAACATGCATATTTTACATAATTAGGTTTAccttgtcattttcttttaaatgtttttgtgaggtaaaatcttatataatgtgaaaaatgaatatcatataaatatgaatgaggataaaatgaatgtaAATCTCTTCTGTTTTATCTACTTACCTTCAAAACTTCATTGTCACTttcatatatttgaattttctgCGTCACACTTGGTCTTATTGTTGACGAAGTGTTAATGTGATAGTTGAACGAACGGTTACAATTATTCTCCGTCAAGGTCTGGTCACATAAACAACAAACCACGAAGGCTTCCACGACGGTATGCCTAGCACTGTACCAGATTTTCTAGAAACTCAAGAGATGTATTCAATTGGGATTTTAAAAACGAAAACATTGGCAGAGTAATCTCTTTCTTCCaatctcacattttttttttttttgcttttaggtaaaaatttatttctattttttttttcttctgggcTATTGCTGGGTTAATGAgagtaataaaaatatagtcGTTGTTGTTACACAACGTGGCTGAAAATTTGTTCCTGTGTGGCTGTGGCGTGGCTGTTGGTGAATTTTTGCACGACCTATAGgtaactcaaatttaaaatatccatATTTTCAATGAGAGATATGTTACGGAGGTTTTGGAGGGTGCAAAAATTCAATCTTGGAAGTGACTTAAACATGGTCGAAATGATTTTCATTATCCTTTATTATCTACTGTTTCCATGGATTGTTTAAGATAGAAAGTATAGTTGACAGATTCTTTTGGTTCGGTGGAGGTTGGTTCGAATAGTGGAGTCTATTTCTGTTCTGctatatgaaaagaaaagagacaAAGGAAAAGGGAATTATGAATCTTTTGGACCGGTagttttgaatatttttctaaaaatcaatataattctttaaaatcttataaatttaattttttttaaatcttataaattcataatttataaatttataaaagattcaaattataaaatcttaatcataaaagttattataattttataaagtttattataattttataatgacTTCTTGATTAAATGTGAAGGAAAGATAAATGGCCGATAAGTTAAAATGGGGATAAGTTATTGTTGAAGAGCAATGTCATCAATACAGTGCataacataatttttcaaatatactCTTTATTATAAacgactaaaatttattaaaaaaataaaaattataaattttaacgaattttactttttatttaataatattcttctaattttataatttttgataaatttttactattaataaaatatgtgaTGTAAAAGTGTGTTATTATCCCTTctcgtaattaaaaaataactggTCAAACATTATATACAGCGTAGTAAGACGATGACACATAATTAATGATTCCGACTAATTGATtatctatataatataattttaaccttATATAGAATCATGTACAAATGTGCAAGACTATAATtaactataattataattacacGAACCATGGTCACCGTGCAAGCTTATAAGAAACCGTTTGATAGgagaaaagtttttattttcatatttttccaaGAATCTAATATTAGGAAACTAAATTATCATGTATATCATAggtttatatattatcattcatgaactaataaaagataaaacaacTTGTTATATTTTCTGGAGTATACAATTAGTTCTTGAattgaatagttttttttttaaaaaaaaaaaaaagtaagttaCACTGATTACTTTCAAAGTTGTGTAAATTGACATACACtctctctgcttttttttttgacaggttctctatttttatttactctTATACtaatccttttaatttttcaaaaatatatattaacaccCCTTATACAATACATTAATTTCCCTTGTTTGAAAAACATCACATCATGCTCTCCAATAAGAAACGTTAACATAAATGTTAAAAAGTAATAGAGGATGTTTGTGTAGTTTTATGAAACTCCAAAAAAGCTAGTCAGTATAATTCACTCAGTTAAAAAATATTCCTAAAAGTgaaaattgaaatcaaattagctcaattttttttaaaaaaaaatgtgacttaAGTGATAacattaacatatatttatgaattaaaatgatgataggtagttaaatttaaaaacttagtttaatatttttaaaaattttaaagatagATGTGgcaagattattattatttttatccatagaTGTTAAAAACAAGTATAAAAAGATATACATTAACTCGTAATCAATTGTATTTTCTCATGTCATACAAGCGTATGCATCCACCAGGCAGGGCCACTGGGCCAGTGTCTACGGTTCTAGTTACAATTAACATTACTTGAACACCTTGATAATTATTGTATTACATGTTCAGTGCAACCTTAATTTTTGATTATTAAGGGTATTATATTTTTCCTTGGTTAGTATTATTGCTGTTCGAAAGCACAAAAGATCACTTGAGCTGTCTTTGCTTAGAGTTAGAGTAGACTTTAGATGTTACTATAAGGGATTGGACCCTGTCAAAAAGGCCCTCTCATACCTGAATGAAAACTAGGTCTACGATTACGCACGCAAAACATGGAAAACAAGGAACTCTTCCTTTCtgctttttcttcttgttgAAAAGCTAGTAACTAGTTAGCCATGGTTAATTCATTATCGCGGAATCACAAGGAAAAATAGTGAGAATTTATTATAGATGGTGGCCTACCACCAAGACCGTTTCGTTCACTTGTTGAAAACTAGTCTACTTTTGTTTCTTCCACAGCTTTGTTTACTTTCTATTCTATGCACATTCAGAACTAGTAACAAATACTAGTGTTATGAAAATTCAACTTCTCTTGGCTAATAAATGCTTTGTTTGACTTTCATTCATCTACACGTCTAGATAAAACTTAAATGCATTTTGTTTTTagtgttatttttaattgaaattaaaattataatattgtggTAATgctacatattaatttttaatgtaaaacttTATCACACCAATTAttaataaagtaattaaaattctatatggattaaaaaacaacataaaaacacTCAATTAAATAGCTGCattagtttgtttgttttttcttctctatGAACATTATATTGACCTTTGTGAATGTTAATTGTTATCAGATGCGAGATAAAACTCAGttgatttaaatttcaaattgggAATCTTTAAAAGTTATGCGTGCATCCCTATTCAAAAAAAGAGTTATGCATccctattaattatattatattaatttaaaaagtaaacaaatttattatatttttagaaaacaatatgtggcgattttttttttcaaaaaaataaaggtgttttcttaatatttataatttaaatcacccttcaattatatatatattaaaaaataattaaatctaaaaaacaaGGGAAAAACATGTACAGCTCACCCTTATAATTCGTGACGTAATAGAAGTGTTAGTAGTGGGAATCCTAATTGTTGATTGCCATACTCAATAAAGTAATTCTTTAATGTTGTTTAAAcgtttttttatagataaaggCCGCTAAGATAGGATTCCAGTGGCATGTTTTattaatctaattaatttttaaagataatagtttgtttaaatgtaaaggaaaaataaacaataaagaaaataacaatctttttattatttaaattaaaaaggcaTTCTTActctttttatgaaaaaaaattaggtgAATTAGATTTCAAAAATTGATTAACAACACATTATCAACGAAAAAAAAACgtttttatgaaatataaattattttttatcaactgaatcaatttttattgacgtattaatactttttatttgataatatataactagaaaaatatttttgtaaaatgaaaataatgttaTTCCTTTTTCGTTGgcacattaattttaaaaaaattctaaactaaatatatcatttttccgAGTGAATACAATAATGAGAATTTACACTATTATGTGAATAATATTATGAGTTACTTTGCCGATTACCTGATGTTCcaggttatttatttatttattctcacTTCCGTTTCATAAACCATACGAAGTCTCAGAATTCAGATTCGTCCAAATCTCATACGTAGTAATTACTAATTATGTGCGGATTAGATACCATACCCAAaatgtcttaaaaaaatatcatttttttttaccgtaTGAACTGAATACGGAAATTTATAACActaacatattttattcaacaaattagactaaattcccttaataaaaaaagataccaCATGGAAAATCATGCACGTctctataatatattaataattaatttgcaaGCATGATCTATCATCATCTAAATGCaactttaatttcataaaaaaattcaacaaaaaaaaaccagaGCACGTAAATTATTCTGATAATTTGATTTGGGaaaatatttgttgtttttattttttatttaaaaatatcaccttattttaactttattttttaatttaaaaggttacttaagaagagaaaaaacatttcattattttctataatataaaaacacaaaattatttttataataaaaaatactttcttaataatattaatctTTTCTATTATATTTGTGTGATAGAGAGACAAGCAGAAGGCATCAAAATAAATTAGCCCTAATTTACGTGagaatgtccttttatcgttaaTTGGGAGGATGTGATCAAACTTCTTGGTATGTATCACTTTCAATACCTAAGGATATCAAAGCACTAAGAAGATTTCAagaatgttatttatatattattttattgattatttatatttattttgaaaataacaaaacaaaaatacaaatttcAATGCATTTAACTTTGACCTTTTCCTTTCAAAGTAAGAGATCAAATGTGAAGATGGtgtggtaattttttttatgtataaacatTGGCCATGATGATTTAATAACCAGAAAAGTAGTTCACTACTTTATTTTTAGCATCGCTTAAAGGTTTAAAAACTTCCGTAGTATACAACTCATTGTCCTCATAATTTCATCATCAATGGCATATGGCTCGATTCGATTGTtaaactattttgtttttgcttttttgtGAGGTAGTTACTTCCATAGGACAAATTAACATGTACACGACCTGGTTCTTTCTCATGCGCAATCGAAGAGCTAGTATTCACTCGTCTAGGCATTACGTAACAAAAGAACCATTCAATGAAATGAGGTTTGTTCACTTTAACCTTTCACCTTTGGTCCCACTACTCGCACCATGCACGAGGTTTACGATCACCACACCCACCCATCCAACAATAATTCATATCCCCGttacttcaaaaataataataatatatgagaGAGACTGCGAAGGAGTGAACGAACGGATCGATCAGAGGATAATTAAATAGTTACATTATTCTTATACATgctttttaattacaaatattttcttaataatttatttttcaattatataatatatacacaCTAAGAAGGACAATAAGAAAAACAGTAGTCTACTTCCTAATTCATCCATTATTTTAGGCATGAAGGAAtatcttttctttccttcaatTCACCTTTTGAAACCTTCCAAAGTTCTCTCTCTCCTTCTCGAGGCTATTTCTCTCTCCCCAGCTTCTCCCCCTGTTTATATATAAAcgccattattattattatcattatgatCAACTCATAATAGAGATTGGCTTTACTTGAAACTCAGACCAACTGACAcacagagaaagagagagagagagagagagagagagaagcatAGCAGACATGGGAAGAGCTCCTTGCTGTGACAAAGCCAACGTGAAGAAAGGTCCATGGTCACCTGAAGAAGATGCCAAACTCAAGTCTTATATTGAGCAGCATGGCACTGGTGGAAACTGGATTGCCTTGCCCCAGAAAATAGGTATATATGGtccatttatatatattcatcaatcaacacatatcaattaatattCCAAAATCAAAATACTTCTCCATacataatgattaattttacaAACATATACACATAATTCTTAACTTACCAATCATATTTTAGAACACAAATTCAATTCTTTATATATGTTGCTTCTTATTTGCTTTGTATGTGTGTGGTTTAATTAGGCCTTAAGAGGTGTGGGAAAAGCTGTCGTCTTAGATGGCTGAATTATCTTCGCCCAAACATCAAACATGGGGGTTTctcagaagaagaagacaacaTCATCTGCAGCCTCTATGTTAGTATTGGAAGCAGGTAGTTAAATAAGTTCCTTATTTATTGATCtacaaaacttaattttaatttgttattgaaattAAGCAGCCTctatatatgatatatgtttAACTGTGGATTTTACTTAATTGATCGCTTAATTAGAATTCCTTGGAATACAAACATGCAGGTGGTCAATTATAGCAGCACAGTTACCCGGGCGCACAGACAATGATATAAAGAACTATTGGAACACTAGGCTGAAGAAGAAGCTCCTTGGCAAACAAAGGAAGGAGCAACAGGCTCAAGCTCGCCGAGTCAGCAACAACCAGCAGAAGCAAGATGTCAAAAGAGAAACCGAGAATTTGATAGTGGCTTCTGAAGTCATGATCAATCAAGTTCCCTATTGGTCTTCTTCAGAGTTTTCTTCTGTGCCTATGCCAGTGACCAATGCTTCTTCATTTCAACACTATGGTCTGAACAATCAAACATCTCTCAGGAGCATGATGGTTAACAAACTAGAGGGAATTACATTTTCCAACGATCATCATCAGCAGCCACAGCAACCATACACCAATGGATGTGAAATTCCCTACCTACAAGACCAGGTTTTTCCAACCATGGTAAATCATGTAACCGTGGTGAGTAATGAAAACAATAGTGTCACCTATCAGCCATCAAATATATTTCAAGGGTTTGAAAACTTCCCAAGTGATTTTTGTGAACTGGTCTGTGTCAACCCGCAACAAATGGAGGGTTTTAATTATGGAATGGAATCAATGGACATGAGTATGAGCAATGGTGGTAGCACGAACACGACTTCAACAGAAAGCACTAGTTGGGGTGAAATGAGTTCCTTGGTTTATTCTCCTTTGGTTGCTGACTATGAAGGTTGCCGAC
The nucleotide sequence above comes from Glycine soja cultivar W05 chromosome 11, ASM419377v2, whole genome shotgun sequence. Encoded proteins:
- the LOC114375087 gene encoding transcription factor RAX3-like, which encodes MGRAPCCDKANVKKGPWSPEEDAKLKSYIEQHGTGGNWIALPQKIGLKRCGKSCRLRWLNYLRPNIKHGGFSEEEDNIICSLYVSIGSRWSIIAAQLPGRTDNDIKNYWNTRLKKKLLGKQRKEQQAQARRVSNNQQKQDVKRETENLIVASEVMINQVPYWSSSEFSSVPMPVTNASSFQHYGLNNQTSLRSMMVNKLEGITFSNDHHQQPQQPYTNGCEIPYLQDQVFPTMVNHVTVVSNENNSVTYQPSNIFQGFENFPSDFCELVCVNPQQMEGFNYGMESMDMSMSNGGSTNTTSTESTSWGEMSSLVYSPLVADYEGCRQGIIAQDHVVAFEECKYFGMQMQ